The Micropterus dolomieu isolate WLL.071019.BEF.003 ecotype Adirondacks linkage group LG14, ASM2129224v1, whole genome shotgun sequence DNA segment aggtatgatgcaaattagcgacaacaggcataaacaagaaaccagtgcttgcaaaaggttcccaggtacgTATTGAATATGCACTACAGGCATTTGGGGAATACAAAcgctatctcagctgcagtctgaaaggaaaatgtgtgatgcgaatttgcgacaatcagcgttaaggggttaagagtgcccactctattGAAACAGCTCTGTTGTCTGTAACTGAAGCCCTAAGGTtggctaaagctgcagcccagtccttggttcttatcctgcttgacttATGGACTTCttatggactggtgacctgtccagggtgtaccccacctttcgcccgatgtcagctgggattggctccagccccccacaaccctgtacacaggataagcagttgacgatggatggatggatgccaatttggcgatatgggggtgctcaacatctgattttacatagaactaccagttttctcccaataagttaatatactattgcaatatacatttcaatgtttaatgctgtaaataaacatgtaaaaaactttcaataaatgtttttaaagtgcgtgaaaactccaaaattgtaaccctagtGCATATGTGTAGGCATAGCATGTAGCGGCAGTGGAGgaaaacttgctgaagagacggagcggagccccagcttcatcAGTGTTGTGCCGAGTGGTCCAAACGTCGACACGTTGATGAAATACTCAAAgaatgttattttgtttttaaacagtcagctacttgaaatagacccacgaggaacGTGCATGCaggcaaaactctgcacaagacaagaccagtgaatggcaggcgagagagagagagagaatacacacacacacacttactgttttatttatttattttatttgtaatatttctttaacacacacacacacacacacacacttactgttttatttatttattttatttgtaatatttctttaacacacacacaaacacacccacgcttactgttttatttatttattttatttgtaatatttttttaacacacacacacacacgcttactgttttatttatttatttattttaacacacaaacacacacacgctaactatatatattatatatattctttttttaatacaaacacacacacactttgatcactttacgctttaattacttgtttaatgaaatgtatggggttgattgttcttatgtagtatgtatgatgctttggcaatattgttgttacacattcatgccaataaagctaatttgaattgaattgaattgaattcagagagagagagagagagagagagagaaatggtcaacaataagcctcagtttagcttcggcttgaaatcgccgtgcacaaaaacacacgattTGACTATCAGTTGACTTTCAACTATGAAAATCCTtggtcagggacagccctagtctggtttttgatcagcccaaaaggactcgtGTCACTCCACGacttgttaactcttacttcttttcCTAGGTATTTACTCCATTGATGCCATACATgttattagctcttactagtatttactgCTACTCTTACTAGtttgtattgtcagttgtagatctcgtgctgtattgatgctttgttgatgcttgtatgttgttcctcaaatgtaaattgctttggataaaagcgtcagctagataagtaaatgtaatgtaaatgtaatacatACCGActgcatgaaaacatcaattGCAAATTCTGACAGACAAGAAATTTCACTCTAAAgggtaatttatacttctgcgtcgaatcgacggcgtaggctacggggctacgcagaggctatgcCGTTGCCTGACGTGCActtcctcaaaaatgtaactacacgtcgagttgatgcggaccgtaagcactgtgattggtcggctgggtagcctcgaaatgcctccgagccgaccggaagtacccagcgctttgaagtaacttttactagcgaccaaaacggcggctgtaactcagtgaatcaatatatttgcccgtcgcaacccgagcgaaatgactcgtttcgctatcagaatgtgatccattcagtcggtaacatttgaaaaggctacaccagccgcacgtatacaattttacccccatttacgttagcggagggctaaaccagaagttagcctgttcggccggcaaaagtcaacaagGTGGACGCTGCAGCACTaatgccgactagcgtttgggggtgtaatcgcagaatgacggacacacctacgcataCGCCTATGGCGTAGGTACATACATATTGTGTTTGCCGCAAACTCTTGGGGATAAGGCAAGTAACATGTGATAATCTATCAAACTAAGCATTCGTATTTCCTTGGCCGAGGCATTGAATGCCTAAGTCTAAGTGTAATTTGTCTTATTGTTCGTGTATTGTGTATTccccttatttatgagaataaattttATAGCATGCGAGTATTaatcaaaaatcaaattaaatattccAGATTCCAGATTAAACcatacaacatatttgaggtgCTCTTTGCCAAAACAGATATCTCtatatgtgtttattatcctaaatctttgtttttttaaattcacttcaGGGAATATAAATCAAATTGGTGTTGGTTTAAGAATGGCATTTAtctgtttttgtaaatgaactgatataatactcagaggtaatgtttctatttattttacacagtggTATCCATTTCAAACTGTATCATGTTTATGCCATCTCAGTCACACATTGTTATCACATAAATGACCATGACAGGTTTTCTGTGAAGCTGATTCCCTGAAACCTTAAACTGTTTacctgctccactgatgtagacaggggtgtgtatattttcttcctgtttcctaaaatcaacaatcaaaCAAAAGTTTAGCAGTAGGTGGTTGTATGTGCATCACACTGGAAGATTGTTCATTTCCAGGCGATATGAAGTCTCACTTTTGATTGAAATCcggctgatgatggtggtgtcatccgcaacaTCACAACAGAGTTGTTTATGATTTGAATTCTGATCTTCAGAATTTTCAGTCTGAAATTTAAAGTTGTGCTATTTCAAAAAATAGTTAAGTTTTCTCCAAGTCAGAATATAAAGTTGCTGAAGTTGGATGTCTTTCAATTAAGACACCAAAGTTTAAACTCAAAGAAATTAAAGACCTACCTTATCAAGTTTTTAGGAGTTCACTCCTATAAATTTGAAGATACAGCCCGTAGCTGGTTAGCTTAacctagcataaagactaggaaacaagaggaaaaaGCGTGCCAGGCTCTGATCAATTCTCTATATAACATCAACCAACTCCACATGACACAACAgttgtctgttttttcttcttctactttTGTATGAATTTTTGATCTTTGGAGGGAGCCACTAGCGGTGGCTGTGGCTGAGGGTGTAAAGTGCTTATCTGTTAACTGGAATGTCGGCCCCCTCCTCACCAGTTTTCATGTCAAGTGTCCTTAGGCAAGACActaaaccccaaattgctcccggTGGCTGTGCCATCGGTGTGAgaagtgtatgaatgttatttCCATTCTGATGCGCAGTTGGCACCTCAGctgttgctgtttgtgtgtgaatgggtgaatctGAAGTAGTGTAAAtcgctttgagtggttgcaaagactagaaagatgctatacaagtacagaccatttagaGCTGTTTCTCACTCTTTCCAGTTTTActgccaagctaagctaacaattcaattcatttcaaattagctttattggcatgaatgtgtaacaacaatattgccaaagcatcatccAAACTACAAACTACTGCTGGAATTATCTGACCAACAatatcccaccccctcccttcaggtcTCCTTCGGACAAAATTAAATGTATGTCCATGCTTGTTAAAGTGGCAGCCACAGATACAGgagtgttttaatttttgtgtcCAAGcacttgatttattgattgctgtcaggatgtaaagagaatttcaacatgTAAAAAATGCTTCCGAAATCAATTCCATAACCCAGCTTTAACTTTCCAGACAAATTAAATAGAAACTGGTCGCTGTGTAAAGATTTCTGCTTAAAAGGTCATGGTGCGTTACAGTCTGTCCTATTCATCTTGGTTGTTGAAGGCATTTCACTGGGTTTTGCAATATATTCCTCTCTGTGGAGAGAAACAGTTCATTTCATTTTAGACAGTTTCACTATAGGAATTTAAATGCCCTCCATAAATCACAACAGGTTTATTAAGTGCTACAGAAGTCATTATCCAGCTTCCACCAAACTTCCTGCTTTGTTGTCCAGTAGGTCATACTGTACCCCGTTATAACAGAATAGGCACTCAGTTACAAAATACCTACagtataaattatttttatgttctACAATCATTACCCCCTTATTCCCCAACTCCCCATTGTGTTCTTTTGTGCCTATATGTATGTATCCATACTGTActggtaaaaacaacaataaacaaattaCACTAAAAATTGGGAAGTATTCTGCTGTATGTTGTGAGCTGTAATCTAAAGCGTTACATAAAACTGCACTGCAAAATGTGTTATGAAATAAACAGTAATTGCTATCTAGtgacagataataataatacatacattGAAATGAAGGGAAACAATTCAAATGAAAGCAAAACATCATCATGAACAAGCTGTGAAATGTGACTTACTTTTGCTAACTTCTCCAGTCTTTGTTGGATCCACCAAGCTCTTGGGTCTACACACCATTTGTTATTTTGAGTGGTGAAGCTGTAGGGTTGAAAAGACGGGTAAGAGACAGGAAGAAACACTTAAGTAGCAAGAATGGATACCCACTGATTGTTTTCAACTATGATCACTGTGCTTAAACACTAAAAACATCTACAGTTGCACAACAGTCAAATTGGGTCCACAAAGTCTCAAAATGATATGACGTCATATGTTTGTGGACGATACagatgttttgttaaaaaaaaaaagagtctgtTGACGTTTTGGAAAATACGCGATAGATATGATAAGATAATAAGATTGATATCATACTCATGTCTgtgcagtaaatatgaagcacCCGGCAGGACACAGTTTActcagcttagcataaagactgaaaacagctacAGCTAATGTGGTTTGATCGTCTTATCTAACTCAAGGCAAGAAATTAATAAgtgtatttaataaaatgtcaatGTATCAATGTTGTGCCCATGTTTCTGATGGCCCCTCTTTTCCTATACACATTATTCTTATTTGTCTGCACATGATCAGCTGTGTAGAGGACACGTTCTGACACACCACACCACAAAAATGAAGCTTGTGTGCGCAATGTTACTTACATGTAAGCCTCTACATTGCAATTAGGAATTGTGTTGTCCTTCTGTAGGTAGCAGCCGTTGACAGGTTCCCTAATAATGGCATTTGAGGTTGTCATGCAGCAGATGGGAGTAGCTCTGCACACTTTAAAGGGACCAAAAAACCCTTGTCAGTGCATCAGCAAGAACAATCAACAGAAGAACAGCAGTGATGCAACAATTATGGTTAAGTCCTCTCACATTAAATGGTTATATTGTCTTCCCCATACATCCCTGTTCTCATGTAGTTCCTATTGATCAAAATTGTTTGATGTCTCCCATGTGCTTCTTTTACAAAGCATGAGAAAGTTCTCTTTTCGAAATATCCAGCAACAACATATGTTCTTCATTTGCCTCAAAGTTCTCTGCTAAGTATCACATGATGGACACTCCAATAGGCAACGAATTAAAAAGGATTTCTCCGTTAATGTTTAATACAACACAAAAGCCTCCTGTGGCTAAAATATTAACTTTAGCAAGAATCCTCTCTCTTTTACTTGATGAGAgtgtattaattaattttttgtaCAATACATATTGATGGATTCTCCCAACCGTTTAAGGTACTGTACTTTAAGTTTGTAGACAATGGACAAGGCCTCAAGTGAATTCACACCTATCTGTGAACTCTAACttgaaaaacaaaccaaaggTTTGTATTGGCTGAAGCTTTCAGGGGGCTGAGTAATCCCAGGAATTACAGCCATTTTGTGAACAGAACAGCAAAAACTACTTTTGGCCATTCCAAGTCCTCAGAGGACTGCAGGAGGTAATTTCCTTTCAGTGCTGAAATGTCTTTGCTCCTGAATACAGACTTCACTTGCTGGACGAGCtactctgtttcttttttctctctctattttttttctttgtgttaccaACACAATCTTGAATCCCTAAGGAAACTGTTATACACAACATAACGTTTCATGCCTACAGAAGAAGAGGGATAAAGAATATCACCTCTGTGTTCTACCTTCTCAACCTTACGTCAACTTCACCAATTCCTGTTGCTCCTGCCGAAGAATCAGCTGTGCCGTTGAAACTACCTGCATCGTCAGAACCGAGCCGAGAGAAAACTCCACTGGATTTCCCAAAAGGACTGATGCACCTAATCACTACCAAAGCGACACGTAAGACGCTTTCGTATGCCTGGGCAGCAGATAGTTCTATAACTTTGTTATTGTAACTTACTTGTACAAGCTTCATGTGGTGAATTTCTGTTAAGAAACTCCAAAGGGATATTTAAAGGCCGCCGTGTCTTGTtgtattgctgtgtgttttccgAGCTACGCACGTTGTTTGTGTCCAGTACCACCCGCTGGGCCATGACCACTCTGTTCCTATTACTGTGGAATCgtatcagtatttttatcaaGCCAAGGAACACAGTTGCTGAGTGCAAGTTCACTACCGTTCCTCTCACTGATAAAGTTGTAGCTGAGTGTTTGCAACAGTAATTAGGATTTTTGGTGTTGGCTTCTGTTGTCTGAGAACAGATGCAATTGCACATTCTATCTAATCCAAAGCCAGTAACTGCTGCTGAATGAACATTCACTGCTGGTGGCTGTAGGATAGATTGTggtatattgtatgtatatagCTTTGCTCTGTgcctttttctcctccttctgcttacTAACACCACATGCAAACACCACGTGAACTCTGCAACTAACCAGACCTGTGACCCACAGCAGGCTAGCATCAGAGTGCGTTTAAATTTATGTAGTTCAGGGGAGAGAGATTTTCCGCCATCTTCATCCTGAAATCAAATGGTTTGAACCGCCATCTTGATTCCAAAATCAGCTAGCCTCTAGCCCATTTTGAACAGGATCTGCGACCACCCACGTGAAAGTTGTTGATCATTGAACTATGCTTGAGTTGAATAAATCCTATTATCCTATACTTTTAAGAAGTCGTtgcctgtgattatttgtgtataagGTTGTAGTAAGAGTTGATTACCCCGGCCAGTGTAAGGATTCACCGTTCTCTGTTTGCCATCTATAGGTGGACAAACCCTCTTTTAGACATATTTGGTTATTGGcccctgattccagggtggtaccccgtatttattaattataattaattgttttgaatattaatagttgtattaatatttctagaatatctttgatattccgctaataaccaaacctgaacATATGTTGAAAACCCCAACAGTACCCTTCAAAGAGTCCTTAATAATAACTTACTCACCTTGTGCAACAAGAAACAGCAGCATGGTTAAACACGTAAGTCCATAGTGAACGGAGAAAGGCATCCTGGGTCCCATTAGGACAGTGTGTTTCTGTACAGTAGAGATCTGGTGATAGTGAATAATTAAGAGCTTTATTCTGGAAACTCACTGCTCCAGTGCTTTCCAGTGAAATAGACAGTGAAGCTCTGATTTTAAAGAAGAAACTACCTTGGTATAAATGAGGTCAAAATAAGGGAACACACACGCCCACATTCTAAAGAAAGAGGAACACTGTGGGAGTAACTCAATGGGTTTGTGAGTTCTATTTTCTTTTAGATGACCATGTTAGGTTCTTTGTAATGCTGATTTCCAGAAACCTCAAACTGTTCACTTGCCCCACCTCAGTCCTACTGACATGGGTGAGTGTCTCTTCCTGCTTAGCAGTATGTGTCTGCTTCAATAGAAGTCTATAAATAACATAGTCATAGTCATAATTACAGTACATATAGGTCAAAGGGAGTGAATTACTGGTACATCAGGAATTTTGGTTCCTTTATCCACCTGATTTACATGTGTCACACTGTCATCTTCTGATCcagacatttgtggttttagttTTGGAAGAGTCATGTTAACTTCTCATCAATGCAGGATTAATGCaacctgtgtgtttttatctcaAATCTTATTTTGTATAGCTGGCTGTGTGTGGTCCAACTGGTTTGATGGTTTGAactagaaaacacatttttgtcagTCAGTGTAAATACATTACACCATTATTCAAGTTATACCACTCATTTCTGTGCATTAATTGTAGAGCTGGAGACAGGCACACATTAGCTTGGCTTAGCATGTCAAGTTTAGGAAAATGCCTGGCAGTACCAGTGAAGCTCATATCTAA contains these protein-coding regions:
- the ccl34b.8 gene encoding C-C motif chemokine 34b.8, yielding MGPRMPFSVHYGLTCLTMLLFLVAQVCRATPICCMTTSNAIIREPVNGCYLQKDNTIPNCNVEAYIFTTQNNKWCVDPRAWWIQQRLEKLAKRGIYCKTQ